The window CAGTGAACAGGTCCCGGACGCTCGGCGCGGCTGTTGCCGCCGCCATCGGTCTCACCCTTCTCACCGGCTGCGGCTCCTCGGACGCGGGCGCCGTCCCGGACGGCTGGGGAAAGCTCGACACGAAGAGCCTGTCCGTCGGCTACCCGAAGGACAGGGGATACAAGGAGCAGTCCGCGGCCGACCGCAGCAAGAGCAACGCGGCCGTCGCGCTCAAGACGGAGGGCGGGCTGCGCACGGGTATGGTCTCGGTCCAGCTCGACTTCGCCACGGGCGTCGACGACGCGGGCGAGGCGGCCGCCGCGGCGGGCGCGGGCATCGGCCTCGGCGCGACCCGTAAGGCCACCTCCGATGTGCGGCTGGCGGGCGAGGAGAGCGCCCGTGACGCGCGTCGGATCGACTACGAGTTCACCTCGTCCGGCCGGGAGCAGACCCCGGCGAGCGGCACCCCTATGACGGGGGTCGTGGTGGCGGGGGTCGACTCGAAGGACGTACCGTTCGCCATCCGGATCAATGCGGTGAAGGGCTCGCTGAGCGCGAAGGATCTCGACGCGTTCGTCGGCTCGATCACCGTGAAGTAGCCCGTGGAGGACTGGCGTTCATGAATGTTCTGCCCGGCGGCACCGCGACCTTCCTGCTGCTGTTCGGCCTGTTCCTCGGTGCGTTCGCCGTGCGGTCGGCGCTGCGGCTGGGCCGGGTACTGAGCCTGATCCGGCACGGGGTGCAGGTCGAGGGCCGGTGTGCGGAGCGCCGGGTCGTGGACCGGGGCGCGGACCGCGAGCGTGGGTACGCGACGGAGTACGTGTTCGCGTTCCGCACGCTCGACGGCCGCGACATGGAGTTCGTCGACCATGCGCCGGGACCGTTCGGCTTCGAGGTCGGGGCGCCGATCCGGGTCACGTACGATCCGGCGGCCCCGGAGAAGCGCGCCACGGTGGCCGGACCGCGGGCCTGGGGCCCGGTGCTGATGCCCGCGGCGTTCGCGGCCGGTCTGACGGTGTTCTCGCTGGGTCTGCTGTACGGGTTCGTGGCGATGCGGGGCTGGGTCTGAGGCCTGCGCGAGGAGAGCCCGTGCGGGTGCGGCGTCCGGGTCCGAGACCCGCACGGGCTCTCCTCGCGCAGGCCGGGCGACCGTTACCGGCTGGGGACCTCGCTGCCGAACAGCATCCACGGCGACTGCTCGAACGACGCCACACCCGACAGCTGCGGCTGCATCGCCGCCACCTCATGACGTACGGCCAGCGTGTCCGGCCAACTGTCGAAGAGCGTCGTGCCGTTGACGATGACCCCGTCCCAGTCGGTCGCCTCCGATGCCCCCTCCCGGTCGACCACGAAGCCGATGCAGAGCACGGAGGCCCTGCCGATCGCCTCCCTGATCGCGCGGACAGCCAGCTCCTGATCGTCCTGGGACAGCCCGTGGAGTCCGAATTCGAGAGCGACGACACCACCCCTCGTGCGACGGATGCGCGCGTACACCTCGGCGCCGCTCCGCACCCACAGCAGGAAGCTGATCTCGTCGAGCCGTTGCAGGCCCGCCACGGTCACCAGCTGCTCCCAGGTCACCCGCGCCTGGGTGGCCGGCGGTTCGGAGCCGGGGCTGACCAGCGTGATGCGGCCGGTGGCGGGGTGGTCGAGCCGCAGCCCCGCCGCACCCAGATCCCCGAGCAACGACTCGGCATCGAGTCGGCTCCAGCCGAGATGGTACGAGTGGAAGAAACCGTCTTTCATCGACGCTTCACCTCATAAGAGTGTGGGGGCACCTCTTCGGATGTGCGTATGAGCACGTCGAATCACCGCTCGGCGGCGGCAAGTCTTCAGCTCACGTTCGGTCGGTTACGAGCGTAATGAGCACGGCCGACGAGGGCGTGGGCCCACGGGCCCACGGGCGGGCCCCAAAGCGGGTCCGCGCTCGCCTCCGGGCTGACGGCCGATGACGACCTGAACGGCTCAGGCGACCGGCACTGCGGGTGTGTCGAAGAGCGAGGCGTCCCCGCCCTCGGCCAGTAGGAGGCCGTGTTCCACGACGGTGCTGTCGCCCGTGCGACCGCAGTCGACCGCCCCCGGGGCGTCGGCCCGTTCCATCACCCCGTCGCTGATCCACTCCGCCGTCGGTGCCGCGGAACAGGAGCCGACGCCAGGCACGGAGAGGCCCACAACCGGCTGAGAACGGCTCCCGGGCGGCTCAAGGGCTGTCCCGCCCCTGGCAGGACAGCCCTCAGCCGATCGTGTCGAGCCTGGGCACGATGCGGGCGGCGAGCTGTTCGGTGAAACTGACCGGGTGCCGGTCCGGCAGCACCTGGACGGCGGTGATGCCGAGCTCCGCGTACTCCTCGACGTCGGAGAGGAACGCATCGGTCTCGTCCAGGACCGGCCTGCTGAACATGAGGGTCTTCTCGATGGAGTCGTAGTCGCGGCCCGCCGCCGCGCAGTGCACCCGCAGTACGTCGAGCTTGTGGGCCACCTCGTCCACATCGGTGGCGAACAGGTTGCACGCGTCCCCGTACCGGGCGACCAGCCACAGCGTCTTCTTCTCGCCGCCGCCGCCGATCATGATCGGCGGCCGCTCGCCGATCGGCTCCGGCATGCACAGCGTCTCGGCCAGCCGGTAGTGCCGCCCCTCGTACGGGCCGTTCTCCTCGCTCCACATCTGCAGACAGATCTGCAGCGTCTCCTCCAGCCGTTCGAACCGCTCGGCGACCGGGACGACCGGCACACCGAGTCCGCGCTGCTCCCGCTCGTACCAGGAGGCGCCGAGACCCAGCACGGCCCGGCCGCCGGACAGCACGTCGAGGCTGGTGACGATCTTCGCCAGCAGGCCCGGATGGCGGTACATCACACCCGTGACCATCAGGCCGAGCGTCATCCGCTGGGTCAGCGCCGCCACGTATCCGAGGGCCGTGTACCCCTCCAGCATCGGCTCGTCGGCCGTGCTCTGCGGGGTCTCCATCTGGAAGTAGTGGTCCATCACGGTGAACGAAGCGACCCCGCCCTGGTCGGCGATCCGCGCCGCCTCGGCGAGCGTGGGCGCGATGAGTGCGGGGTCGGCGGGTTGCGAGTAGTTCCAGTAGTGCAGGCCGAGCTTCACGTCCACTCCTCCATGCCGGAACATCTGCGACGCCCCCGTGCAGTCCCTCGTCACGGTACGTGCGTCCGGGCCGGCAGGCATGGACGGTACGCCCGGCCGGGTGCCGGGGCGTCGGAGCGGCCCTGCTTCGGAACCCTTGCGTGCGTCTGCATGCTCCCCTGCATGCGGTAACCCGGCGCGCGCAGCGAACCTACTCCCGGAAAGCTGTTGGGCGTACGCACCCCACCGTCCCCACGGCGAAAGACAATGAGGGTCTCCCTGTGCGCTTGTACCGAATGGCACTGTGGGTCACGGTCCCTTTGGCCGTTCCTCTCCTGGCGGCACCGGCCGGGGTGACGAGGGCCGGCAGCGGGACGACGCCGGAAAACCCTCCCTCCGTGCAGCGGACCGGAACCGTTGCGGAGCCGGCCGGTGATTCCGCACGGCCGTTCCCCACCCTCGGAGCGACGCCGGTGGCATTCCCCCGTATGGCGCGTCGGCCCGCCATCGTGTCGCGTGCGCAGTGGCGGGCCGACGAGACCAAGCGCGACGCCCATGCCCACTACGCGGGAGGGGTGACAGCGATCTTCATCCACCACACCGACACCCCCAACGACTACAACTGCGCCGACGTCCCGCTGACCCTGCGCAACCTGTACACGGGCCAGACCCGTGACCGGGACTGGGGAGACCTCGGCTACAACTTCCTCGTCGACCGATGCGGCACCGTCTACGAGGGCCGCGCCGGCGGTGTCGACCGCCCCGTCGTCGGCTCCCACACCCAGGGGTTCAACCGGGGCACCGCGGGGATCGCGGCGATCGGCACCTTCGGACGGGGGACGCAGGTGCCGGCGCCCATGGAGCACGCGATCGCGGCCCTCGCCGCCTGGAAACTCGGCCTGCGCGGTGTCGACCCCCGCAGCAAGGTGCGACTCACGTCCACCAATGACAAGAGCCGCTATCCCAAGGGAACTTCGGCCCAGTTCAACGTCATCTCCGGCCATCGCGACGGCACTGAGACCGACTGCCCCGGGGATGCACTGTTCGCCCGGCTCCCCGCGATCCGGGACATGGCCGCCGAACTCCAGGGAAGGTCTGCAGGAGCATCGTCCGGTATCGGCGTCCCGGTGACCTTGCAGAGCCTCCACCAGGGGAAGTAGCTGACGCCGGGCACCGGCCGGCGCGCCTGGGGGCGCCGGCCGCGCGGCCCTCACCCGTCTTCTGGCTGCCGGCCGTGGGGCTGCAGGTCGTCACCCTCTACGTGCTGCACCCCTCCGCCGGAGGTCAGGCCGCAGTCGTGACGTTCTGCTGCTGCTGCTCGAAGGAGTTCATCGTGCGTGTGAAGTCACGGGTGGACAACAGCAGCTTGTAGACGATTGCCAGTTCGAAGACGAGCAGCAGTGCCGCGCTGACGATGGTTGCACCGATGATCTGGTCCAGGAGCGGGCCGATGATGAACACACTCATCTGAAACTCGATGCCACTGATCAGATGGGTGCGGATGCGGTGACGCAGCATGAACGAGCGAAACCGCAGGTAGCCGGGGAAGCGGTGACGGAACTCCTGCTGCAGATCGATCACTTGCCCTCGGGAGGCGGCGAGTGTCACTGGAGCGGAGGTCGCCTCTTCCTGCGCAGCGGCGGTGGTTGCATCGTGGTCGATGTCGGCCTCGGGGTTGTCCCGAAGCAGGTCCTCCATGAAGGCGAGCTCAGCCTGGTTCTCGTCTCGACGGGCCGACCGGATGCGCGACTTGATCTGCTTGCGCATCGTGTGACGGGTCTTGAAGATCTCCAGCGAGTTGATGTACCGCAGGCCGTCAAGGAAGACGACCACGGCAGCGAGCCAGACATAGATCATCTCACCGGTGCGGTAGTACTGGCCGGCCATGAGGGCGACGGCGCACGCCATGACCCGTATCCGGTCGAAGATGTAGTCCAGCCAGGCGCCGAACACAGACCCCTGGCCGGTGAGACGGGCGACCTTGCCGTCCATGCAGTCGAGGATGAAGCTCAGGTGGTAGAGCAGCGCGCCGGCGATCAGCCAGTACCAGTCGCCCTTGACGAAGCACGCGGCGGCAACCAGCCCCAGGATCAGCGCGCCCCAGGTGATCTGGTTGGGAGTGATACGGGTGCGCCTGGCGACGAACCGCACCAGGGGTGTGGCCACGGGGTCGACGAGGAGCACGGTCCACCATGCATCGCGCTTCTTCTGCGTGATGCGACGCACCTCGACGAGGGGCGGTATGTCTCGGCGCATGGAAATGACTTCCTGAAGTTCTACTGATATTCACCTGAACTTAAGGAGGGAATGATCGAGATACAAGGCTCCACCTGTGCAACCTTTACCCGCCGGTAGGAGTCATGGAGCCCTGGCATGTCCCCCACACGTGCACAAACACGACCTTCGGCGCCGCCGCATACTGCGATGCGGAGCTCACGTACGACCGCAGCCCGGCGAAGCCTCCGTCACCTCGGCAGCTGAGCCCAGGTCCTGATGCCCGCATGCGGCGGCGCCGCGTCGCAGACGCCCCACTCCCCGCCCCGGTCGTCCACGACGGAATCCAGCAACCACAGGGCGCTCCGGCGTCGCTCCCCACAGAGGGTGACGGTATCGGGATCGGCGTGGCGCTGGTGCTGGTCCCGGACGACCACTCGAAATGCGTTGTCGCGGTGCCGGGCCGAGACGTACAGATCCAGGCCCGGAGTCATCATGCCGACGACCCCCACGAACTCACCCACCACGAGCGCGGTCGGCCAGGTGTACTGAGGGATATGCCAACGGCAACCTCACCGCCCGATGGATACGCGACGGCGCAACACGTCACGCAACACCGGTGTCCGAGTACCGGTCGCGGCTGGGCGACCGGCGTGGCCCCGTACGGCTCGGTGTCGCCGCGTC is drawn from Streptomyces sp. NBC_01717 and contains these coding sequences:
- a CDS encoding DUF3592 domain-containing protein produces the protein MNVLPGGTATFLLLFGLFLGAFAVRSALRLGRVLSLIRHGVQVEGRCAERRVVDRGADRERGYATEYVFAFRTLDGRDMEFVDHAPGPFGFEVGAPIRVTYDPAAPEKRATVAGPRAWGPVLMPAAFAAGLTVFSLGLLYGFVAMRGWV
- a CDS encoding CDP-alcohol phosphatidyltransferase family protein is translated as MRRDIPPLVEVRRITQKKRDAWWTVLLVDPVATPLVRFVARRTRITPNQITWGALILGLVAAACFVKGDWYWLIAGALLYHLSFILDCMDGKVARLTGQGSVFGAWLDYIFDRIRVMACAVALMAGQYYRTGEMIYVWLAAVVVFLDGLRYINSLEIFKTRHTMRKQIKSRIRSARRDENQAELAFMEDLLRDNPEADIDHDATTAAAQEEATSAPVTLAASRGQVIDLQQEFRHRFPGYLRFRSFMLRHRIRTHLISGIEFQMSVFIIGPLLDQIIGATIVSAALLLVFELAIVYKLLLSTRDFTRTMNSFEQQQQNVTTAA
- a CDS encoding peptidoglycan recognition protein family protein, with amino-acid sequence MAFPRMARRPAIVSRAQWRADETKRDAHAHYAGGVTAIFIHHTDTPNDYNCADVPLTLRNLYTGQTRDRDWGDLGYNFLVDRCGTVYEGRAGGVDRPVVGSHTQGFNRGTAGIAAIGTFGRGTQVPAPMEHAIAALAAWKLGLRGVDPRSKVRLTSTNDKSRYPKGTSAQFNVISGHRDGTETDCPGDALFARLPAIRDMAAELQGRSAGASSGIGVPVTLQSLHQGK
- a CDS encoding LLM class F420-dependent oxidoreductase — protein: MKLGLHYWNYSQPADPALIAPTLAEAARIADQGGVASFTVMDHYFQMETPQSTADEPMLEGYTALGYVAALTQRMTLGLMVTGVMYRHPGLLAKIVTSLDVLSGGRAVLGLGASWYEREQRGLGVPVVPVAERFERLEETLQICLQMWSEENGPYEGRHYRLAETLCMPEPIGERPPIMIGGGGEKKTLWLVARYGDACNLFATDVDEVAHKLDVLRVHCAAAGRDYDSIEKTLMFSRPVLDETDAFLSDVEEYAELGITAVQVLPDRHPVSFTEQLAARIVPRLDTIG